The following proteins are encoded in a genomic region of Nicotiana tomentosiformis unplaced genomic scaffold, ASM39032v3 Un00097, whole genome shotgun sequence:
- the LOC138903872 gene encoding uncharacterized protein, producing MKQVLSLEYLKCGNVSFRNGKKGEIIGVEKVAKTDSHSIENVYLIDGLKYSLISVSQLCDRENELTCLSVLDNDPLLWHRRLGHASLSQVNKLVSKDLVIRLPNIKFKKDKVCEACARGKFTCTLVITSKDKAIDMFTSIVRKTQKQLEESVHMVFDEANILFKRQEQDDEATRLVRNSNETTTQTEAALEEGTGDGTADGTQEKGKDLLVVQIYVDDIIFGATADKLSTEFDKLMGSEFEMSMMVTKLDIDEPGSYVDQKLYRGMIGSLLYLITSRPDIVFSVGLCVRFQVGYVDTDYAGFLVDRKRTSSMAHFLGSYLVSWATKKQNSVALSTAEAEYVVATSCCAQLLWIKQ from the exons atgaAGCAAGTCCTTTCACTTGAGTACCTCAAATGTGGTAATGTATCCTTtagaaatgggaagaaaggtgagatcattggggttgaaaAGGTAgctaagactgattctcactctattgagaatgtctacttgatagatggcttAAAATACAGTCTAATCAGTGTATCACAActatgtgatagag aaaatgaactcacttgcttaagtgtgttggacaatgatcccctcctttggcacaggagacttggacatgcaagtctgagtcaaGTCAACAAATTAGTTTCTAAGGACCTGGTGATACGgttgcctaacatcaagttcaagaaagacaaagtttgtgaggcttgtgcaagggggaa gtttacttgtaCATTGGTTATAACATCTAAAGATAAAGCaattgacatgttcacttctattgttagaaaaactcagaaacaactag aagaaagtgttcatATGGTTTTTGATGAAGCTAACATTCTTTTTAAGAGGCAGGAACAAGATGATGAAGCAACTAGGCTAGTAAGAAATTCAAATGAAACGACaacccagactgaagctgcatTAGAGGAAGGAACGGGTGATGGAACAGCTGATGGAACCCAAG aaaaaggtaaagatctcttagtagttcagatatatgttgatgatataatctttggagcaactgcTGATAAGTTAAGTACAGAATTTgataaactaatggggagtgaatttgaaatgagcatgatgg ttacaaagttggatatagatgaacctggttcatatgttgatcagaagttgtataggggaatgattggctcattgttgtatctcattACTAGTAGACCTgatattgttttcagtgtaggcctttgtgtaAGATTTCAGGTTGGATATGTTGAtactgattatgcaggttttctagtGGATAGAAAGAGAACCTCaagtatggcacactttcttggctcatatcTTGTATCTTGGGCTACCAAAAAGCAgaattcagtggccttatctactgctgaagctgagtatgttgttgctacttcatgttgtgctcaattgttgtggataaaACAGTAa